One region of Actinopolymorpha sp. NPDC004070 genomic DNA includes:
- a CDS encoding MFS transporter, which translates to MTTTKSSAAADPSAAADHSKPTAATTGLLTNGLADRLGLLRDREFRLLWTGESVSSLGSSVTTVALPLVAVTVLHAPPLAVSVLAAAAWLPWLIIGLPAGAWVDRGSRRRIMLVADWISMAAFLSVPVVAALGHLTVVQLALVALVAGTAKVFFATAYRAYLPAVVKPAHLLEANAKLQGSEQVANLAGPGVAGLFAQLASALGGLVLDAATFAVSAVCLTRMRTVEEVRPRARRRLRTEIREGLGMVARDSLLRGHTLYGCAANLALTGYQSLLVLFLVRDVGLSAGATGVLIAITSGGGILGATVARGLATRIGSARVVLLGKVGLAPLGLLIPCANRGFGLVLFAVAGVAIVAGVVAGNVVFAGFMQSYVPAELLGRVSTSVQVVNFGAIPLGALVAGALGNAVGVRTALWAMLGIFALSGLILLATPVRRLRDLPSGRLGDASGLNATSDTRQPFPGSA; encoded by the coding sequence ATGACCACCACCAAATCCTCCGCGGCCGCCGACCCCTCCGCGGCCGCCGACCACTCCAAGCCCACGGCTGCGACGACCGGTCTACTCACCAACGGGCTGGCCGACCGGCTGGGGTTGCTGCGCGACCGGGAGTTCCGGCTGTTGTGGACCGGCGAGAGCGTGAGCAGCCTGGGCAGTTCGGTCACCACGGTGGCACTGCCGCTGGTCGCGGTCACCGTTCTGCACGCGCCGCCGCTCGCCGTCAGCGTGCTGGCCGCGGCGGCCTGGCTGCCGTGGCTGATCATCGGTCTGCCGGCGGGTGCCTGGGTGGACCGCGGCTCGCGGCGCCGCATCATGCTCGTCGCTGACTGGATCTCCATGGCGGCATTCCTCAGCGTCCCGGTGGTGGCGGCCCTGGGCCATCTCACCGTCGTCCAGCTGGCCCTGGTCGCGCTGGTCGCCGGCACCGCGAAGGTCTTCTTCGCCACCGCCTACCGCGCGTACCTGCCCGCGGTCGTGAAGCCCGCCCACCTGCTGGAGGCCAACGCCAAGCTGCAGGGAAGCGAACAGGTGGCCAACCTCGCCGGCCCGGGCGTGGCCGGCCTCTTCGCCCAGCTCGCGTCGGCACTGGGTGGGCTGGTGCTGGACGCGGCGACGTTCGCGGTGTCGGCGGTGTGCCTGACCCGGATGAGGACGGTCGAGGAGGTCCGTCCTCGTGCCCGGCGCCGGCTGCGCACGGAGATCCGCGAGGGCCTGGGCATGGTGGCCCGCGACTCCTTGCTGCGCGGCCACACGCTCTACGGATGTGCTGCCAACCTGGCACTGACGGGGTACCAGTCGCTGCTGGTGCTGTTCCTCGTCCGGGACGTCGGCCTCAGTGCCGGCGCGACGGGTGTGCTCATCGCGATCACCAGTGGGGGCGGGATCCTCGGCGCCACGGTGGCCCGGGGGCTGGCGACGAGGATCGGCAGTGCACGCGTCGTCCTGCTGGGCAAGGTCGGGTTGGCACCACTCGGGCTGTTGATCCCCTGTGCGAACCGCGGATTCGGGCTGGTGCTGTTCGCCGTCGCCGGCGTGGCGATCGTGGCGGGGGTCGTGGCCGGCAACGTCGTCTTCGCGGGTTTCATGCAGAGCTACGTGCCGGCCGAGTTGCTGGGCCGGGTCTCCACCAGCGTGCAGGTCGTCAACTTCGGCGCCATCCCGCTGGGTGCGCTCGTCGCGGGCGCACTGGGCAACGCTGTCGGCGTACGAACCGCGTTGTGGGCGATGCTCGGAATCTTCGCACTGAGCGGGCTCATCCTCCTGGCCACCCCAGTGCGCCGGCTACGCGACCTGCCGTCCGGGCGGCTCGGCGATGCTTCGGGCCTGAACGCGACGTCCGATACCCGCCAGCCCTTCCCCGGGAGTGCGTAG
- a CDS encoding MASE1 domain-containing protein, whose protein sequence is MERFPELRRVGIVGLQILAVAAAFYGTAQLGLLVGLVEGQISPFWPPTGIALAALLLLGPRVWPGILLGALLLEATRDPAIAALPTAAGTTLACLIAYWALRKVGFRTELDRLRDALALVFLAAFGGMLVSSTIGIVVRVVVGLTEPSDVLSTWLTWWTGDAMGILIVAPLLLTFGRIRWRQEIRTSELLEIMGLLAATLVVVLIGARMFGVLFLAFPLLVWAAWRFQLPGAAPVALLASADAIYTAGHSIGPFAGRGLFDTMVVLQLFNGAVALTGLLLSVAIIERDRARREIERTCERLGEVLDHFDRSADALRVAQPRTPSEPREVLQESQRPKRVEGPPYSSPGGHSPPVNRWLP, encoded by the coding sequence GTGGAGCGCTTCCCCGAGCTCCGGCGGGTTGGAATCGTTGGGCTGCAGATCCTCGCTGTTGCGGCTGCCTTCTACGGAACGGCGCAACTGGGACTGCTGGTCGGCCTCGTGGAGGGACAGATCAGTCCTTTCTGGCCGCCGACCGGCATCGCGTTGGCGGCACTGCTGCTGCTCGGGCCGCGGGTGTGGCCGGGAATTCTCCTCGGCGCTCTTCTCCTGGAGGCGACTCGCGACCCGGCGATCGCCGCTCTGCCCACCGCGGCCGGTACCACCCTCGCCTGCCTGATTGCGTACTGGGCACTACGCAAGGTCGGCTTCCGAACCGAACTGGATCGACTGCGGGACGCCCTGGCGCTGGTGTTCCTCGCCGCGTTCGGTGGCATGTTGGTCAGCTCGACCATCGGCATCGTGGTCCGGGTGGTTGTCGGCCTGACCGAGCCGAGCGATGTCCTGTCAACCTGGCTGACCTGGTGGACCGGCGACGCGATGGGCATCCTGATCGTCGCGCCGCTGTTGCTGACCTTCGGCCGGATCCGTTGGCGGCAGGAGATCCGTACGAGCGAACTCCTCGAGATCATGGGGCTGCTCGCCGCCACACTCGTGGTCGTGCTGATCGGCGCGCGGATGTTCGGCGTCCTGTTCCTCGCCTTTCCGTTGCTCGTCTGGGCTGCCTGGAGGTTCCAGCTGCCGGGCGCCGCGCCGGTCGCGTTGCTCGCCTCGGCGGACGCGATCTACACGGCGGGCCACTCCATCGGGCCGTTCGCCGGACGTGGGTTGTTCGACACCATGGTGGTCCTGCAGCTGTTCAACGGGGCGGTCGCCCTGACCGGACTGCTGTTGTCCGTGGCGATCATCGAGCGCGACCGGGCGCGTCGGGAGATCGAACGCACCTGTGAGCGACTGGGGGAGGTGCTCGACCATTTCGACCGCAGCGCCGATGCCTTGCGAGTGGCGCAGCCGCGAACCCCGTCGGAGCCGCGAGAGGTGCTGCAGGAGTCGCAGCGGCCGAAAAGAGTCGAAGGTCCTCCGTACAGCAGCCCGGGTGGCCATTCCCCGCCCGTCAATCGTTGGTTGCCCTGA
- a CDS encoding ABC transporter ATP-binding protein — MQAYRLAPYLLRRWSALYDERIEDIAALVRRFVRRSAVGSLVGSVVLGGVILLVLQFVRRGDLTLGTAATACVAVLLLVNRTQQAATNLAQTLEHGLHLQEFVELRDRAEHAERTSNAGTAEAEPLVRLTAEDVSFSYPSASRPALDRVSFEIAAGEVIAIVGHNGSGKTTLAKLLCGLYEPTAGAVRWNGRPLSELADGGGLSEVEGGADLSVGQWQRVAIARVLFRNASFVVLDEPTASLDAEAEAELFETIEGLRAGRTVVLISHRFSTVRSADRILVLHEGRLVEHGSHDQLMALGGRYHRMYQLQSSAYVDS; from the coding sequence GTGCAGGCCTATCGGCTGGCTCCGTATCTGCTGCGGCGGTGGTCGGCGCTGTACGACGAGCGGATCGAGGACATCGCAGCGCTGGTACGACGCTTCGTACGCCGCTCCGCGGTGGGGAGCCTGGTCGGTTCGGTCGTACTCGGTGGCGTCATCCTGCTCGTGCTGCAGTTCGTACGCCGCGGTGACCTCACGCTAGGAACTGCCGCTACCGCTTGCGTTGCCGTACTCCTGCTCGTCAACCGGACCCAGCAGGCCGCCACGAACCTGGCGCAGACCCTGGAGCACGGGCTGCACCTGCAGGAGTTCGTCGAACTCCGCGACCGCGCCGAGCATGCCGAGCGGACCAGCAACGCAGGGACGGCCGAGGCCGAGCCGCTCGTCAGGCTGACTGCCGAGGACGTCTCCTTCAGCTACCCGTCGGCGTCTCGGCCGGCACTCGACCGGGTGAGCTTCGAGATCGCTGCCGGTGAGGTGATCGCGATCGTCGGCCACAACGGCTCGGGCAAGACGACGCTCGCCAAGCTGTTGTGTGGCCTGTACGAGCCGACCGCAGGTGCCGTGCGCTGGAACGGCCGCCCCCTCTCCGAACTTGCCGACGGCGGCGGACTGTCCGAGGTGGAGGGTGGAGCAGACCTGTCCGTCGGCCAGTGGCAACGCGTGGCGATCGCCAGAGTTCTGTTCCGGAACGCGTCCTTCGTCGTGCTCGACGAACCGACCGCCTCCCTCGACGCCGAGGCCGAGGCCGAGCTGTTCGAGACGATCGAGGGCCTGCGCGCCGGGCGTACCGTCGTCCTGATCTCGCACCGCTTCTCGACGGTGCGTTCGGCCGACAGGATTCTCGTTCTGCACGAAGGCAGGTTGGTGGAGCATGGCAGTCACGACCAACTGATGGCGCTCGGTGGCCGTTATCACCGGATGTACCAACTCCAGTCCAGCGCCTACGTCGACTCCTGA
- a CDS encoding crosslink repair DNA glycosylase YcaQ family protein, whose product MSVPRPHRLCRTEARRIAVRAQLLLKQRPTDLLDLVRHLTMLQLDPTAAIAPNADLVAWSRLGSSYAPAELTTALEKRQLIELAAMLRPAEDLALYRADMAAWPGTGELRDWQVSRREWVRANDTCRRDILDRLGSSGPLTSRELPDTCAVPWSSTGWTNNKNVIKLLDIMVARGEVAIAGRRGRERLWDLASRVYPDDPVVPSADAARIRNERRLRSLGIARAKTAESPTEAWDVGEVGEPAVVEGVKGSWRVDPSYLDQPLSGRAFPGRAFPGRAALLSPFDRLVHDRRRALELFDFDYQLEMYKPAANRRWGYFALPILYGDKLVGKLDATADRKAGLLRVHAVHQDVPFTKTITAAVRREIEDLARWLRVDSVLPD is encoded by the coding sequence ATGAGCGTGCCAAGGCCGCATCGGCTGTGCCGCACGGAGGCTCGCCGCATCGCTGTCCGCGCGCAGCTCCTCCTGAAGCAACGGCCGACGGATCTGCTCGACCTGGTGCGGCACCTGACCATGCTGCAGCTCGACCCGACGGCGGCGATCGCGCCGAACGCCGACCTGGTGGCGTGGAGCCGCCTCGGTTCGTCGTACGCACCGGCAGAGCTCACCACTGCACTGGAGAAACGGCAGCTGATCGAACTGGCGGCGATGCTCCGCCCGGCGGAGGATCTCGCGCTGTACCGCGCCGACATGGCAGCGTGGCCCGGGACCGGCGAACTCCGCGACTGGCAGGTGTCGCGTCGGGAGTGGGTGCGGGCCAACGACACCTGCCGGCGGGACATCCTCGACCGGCTCGGCTCCTCCGGGCCGCTGACGTCGCGTGAGCTGCCGGACACCTGCGCGGTGCCGTGGAGCTCGACCGGGTGGACCAACAACAAGAACGTGATCAAGCTGCTCGACATCATGGTGGCCCGCGGCGAGGTCGCCATCGCCGGGCGCAGAGGCCGCGAGCGGCTGTGGGACCTCGCGTCCCGGGTCTATCCCGACGATCCGGTGGTCCCCTCGGCGGACGCGGCGCGCATTCGCAATGAACGCCGACTGCGTTCACTGGGCATCGCCCGCGCCAAGACGGCGGAGAGCCCGACCGAGGCGTGGGACGTCGGCGAGGTCGGGGAACCCGCTGTGGTCGAGGGTGTCAAGGGCAGCTGGCGGGTCGACCCGTCCTACCTCGACCAGCCGCTGTCCGGCCGGGCGTTCCCGGGCCGGGCGTTCCCGGGCCGGGCGGCACTGCTGTCGCCGTTCGACCGGCTGGTCCACGACCGCAGACGCGCGCTCGAGCTGTTCGACTTCGACTACCAGCTGGAGATGTACAAGCCGGCCGCCAACCGGCGCTGGGGCTACTTCGCCCTGCCGATTCTTTACGGCGACAAGCTGGTCGGTAAGCTCGACGCCACCGCCGACCGCAAGGCCGGCTTGCTCCGGGTGCACGCCGTCCACCAGGACGTGCCGTTCACCAAGACGATCACTGCCGCCGTACGCCGCGAGATCGAGGACCTGGCGCGCTGGCTGCGGGTGGATTCCGTCCTGCCCGATTGA
- a CDS encoding GNAT family N-acetyltransferase: MTFTGNPSATFGTPSPTAGAHTSTPAELLAAHDAQVRATVAARMPPTWTSHPDGRVLRVTTPYRAFVFSDGLAGASAEVVQGYVRRARDFFAERNEAVEWKYYSNDHPQLPEFLEAAGFRPEDEESVVVGRVTDVLDAGPVPEGVTIRAVSDRRDLDRIAAMESEVWSQDWSWLADDLADRVAGSPDDIAVLVAEADEDGAEGRTVVAAAWLVVMPGTRFGGLWGGSTLARWRGRGIYRALVAERARIAQAKGLEFLQVDASEDSRPILERLGMFKVATTTPYVWTPPTS, translated from the coding sequence GTGACCTTCACCGGCAACCCGTCCGCGACCTTCGGTACGCCTTCGCCGACCGCCGGCGCGCACACGTCGACTCCCGCCGAACTCCTCGCGGCCCACGACGCCCAGGTCCGGGCGACCGTCGCCGCCCGGATGCCGCCCACCTGGACCTCCCACCCGGACGGCCGGGTGCTGCGGGTGACCACTCCGTACCGCGCCTTCGTGTTCTCCGACGGGCTCGCCGGAGCCTCGGCGGAGGTGGTGCAGGGCTACGTCCGGCGCGCGCGGGACTTCTTCGCCGAGCGGAACGAAGCGGTGGAGTGGAAGTACTACAGCAACGACCATCCGCAGCTGCCGGAGTTCCTGGAGGCGGCCGGGTTCCGGCCCGAGGACGAGGAGTCGGTCGTCGTCGGCCGGGTGACCGACGTCCTGGACGCCGGGCCGGTGCCGGAGGGCGTCACCATCCGCGCCGTCAGCGACCGGCGCGACCTGGACCGGATCGCCGCGATGGAGTCGGAGGTGTGGTCGCAGGATTGGTCCTGGCTGGCCGACGACCTGGCGGACCGCGTCGCCGGCAGCCCGGACGACATCGCCGTCCTGGTCGCCGAGGCCGACGAGGACGGCGCCGAAGGCCGCACGGTGGTGGCCGCGGCCTGGCTGGTGGTGATGCCGGGCACCAGGTTCGGCGGCCTGTGGGGCGGTTCGACGCTGGCGAGGTGGCGCGGGCGCGGCATCTACCGGGCGCTGGTCGCCGAGCGTGCACGGATCGCGCAGGCCAAGGGGCTGGAGTTCCTTCAGGTGGATGCGTCCGAGGACAGCCGGCCGATCCTCGAACGGTTGGGCATGTTCAAGGTCGCCACCACCACGCCGTACGTCTGGACTCCGCCGACGTCATGA
- a CDS encoding cytochrome d ubiquinol oxidase subunit II, with protein MTLVDVILAFVWIGLTAYVLFAGADFGAGGWDLLAGGAERGREQRRLIEHSIGPVWEANHVWLIFVLVLLWTGVPPVFAAVFSTLYIPLTLAALGIIARGSAFAFRKVSTRLWQRRLFGATFAFSSVVTPFFLGTVAGAIASGRVPAGIARGNLVTSWLNPTSIVTGALAVGAGAYLAAVYLTRDAERAGSPELAEAFRRRGLVTGVAVGVVAAVGLVVLHADAPSLFAELTTGRALPLLILSVAAGLASLVLLWLRVFVAVRITAAATVVGLLWGWGVGQYPRLLPGVTARQAAATDAVLAATIGAVAVGALLLIPSLWWLYATFQRGQHETPASPSGQEST; from the coding sequence ATGACACTCGTCGACGTCATCCTCGCGTTCGTCTGGATCGGGCTCACGGCGTACGTGTTGTTCGCCGGGGCGGACTTCGGTGCCGGCGGATGGGACCTGCTCGCCGGCGGGGCCGAACGCGGCCGGGAGCAACGCAGACTGATCGAGCACTCCATCGGTCCGGTGTGGGAAGCCAACCACGTATGGCTGATCTTCGTCCTCGTGTTGCTGTGGACGGGTGTCCCGCCGGTGTTCGCGGCCGTGTTCTCCACTCTCTACATCCCGCTCACCCTTGCGGCGTTGGGGATCATCGCCCGCGGGTCGGCGTTCGCGTTCCGCAAGGTGAGCACCCGGCTGTGGCAGCGGCGGCTGTTCGGCGCGACGTTCGCGTTCTCGTCGGTGGTGACGCCGTTCTTCCTCGGCACCGTCGCCGGCGCGATCGCGTCGGGGAGAGTGCCGGCGGGTATCGCGCGCGGCAACCTGGTCACCAGTTGGCTCAACCCGACCTCGATCGTGACCGGGGCGCTCGCCGTCGGCGCCGGTGCGTACCTCGCGGCCGTCTACCTCACCCGGGACGCCGAGCGCGCCGGGTCGCCTGAACTGGCCGAGGCTTTCCGACGTCGCGGGCTGGTCACGGGAGTCGCCGTCGGCGTGGTCGCGGCGGTGGGCTTGGTGGTGCTGCACGCGGACGCGCCGAGCCTGTTCGCCGAGCTGACCACCGGGCGGGCGCTGCCGTTGCTGATCCTGTCGGTCGCCGCCGGGTTGGCCTCGCTCGTGCTGCTGTGGCTACGGGTGTTCGTTGCCGTACGAATAACCGCCGCGGCCACGGTCGTGGGCCTGTTGTGGGGTTGGGGTGTCGGGCAGTACCCGCGGCTGCTGCCGGGGGTGACCGCACGCCAGGCCGCGGCGACCGATGCGGTACTCGCCGCCACGATCGGCGCGGTCGCCGTCGGCGCGCTCCTGCTCATCCCCTCACTGTGGTGGCTCTACGCCACCTTCCAGCGCGGACAGCACGAGACCCCGGCCTCCCCCTCGGGTCAGGAGTCGACGTAG
- a CDS encoding OsmC family protein, with translation MTTTTAEKVVNGVDAGRLFQTITAIEQDPAIAKFNFRLSNFWVHGAHNRAVVADFDGARTTHRRDKTYFVYDKDEHPALLGEDRGANPVEYLLAGLAGCVTTTLVYHAAARGITLTRVDAELDGDIDLRGLLGMSEEVRPGYQSIRMTLHVEGEASREELADLVHLAERRSPVADVVMHGTPLRLSLADEDRS, from the coding sequence ATGACGACGACAACCGCCGAGAAGGTCGTCAACGGGGTGGACGCGGGCAGGTTGTTCCAGACCATCACCGCGATCGAACAGGATCCGGCGATCGCGAAGTTCAACTTCCGGCTCAGCAACTTCTGGGTCCACGGTGCCCACAACCGGGCGGTGGTCGCCGACTTCGACGGCGCCCGTACGACACACCGCCGGGACAAGACGTACTTCGTCTACGACAAGGACGAACACCCGGCACTGCTCGGAGAGGACCGGGGCGCCAACCCGGTGGAGTACCTCCTCGCCGGACTCGCCGGATGTGTGACCACCACGCTCGTCTACCACGCGGCAGCTCGGGGAATCACCCTCACGCGAGTGGACGCCGAACTCGACGGCGACATCGACCTGCGCGGGCTGCTCGGCATGTCGGAGGAGGTTCGCCCCGGCTACCAGAGCATCCGGATGACACTGCACGTCGAGGGGGAGGCCAGCCGGGAGGAACTCGCCGATCTGGTACACCTCGCCGAACGCCGCTCGCCGGTGGCCGACGTCGTGATGCACGGTACGCCGCTGCGCCTCAGCCTCGCCGACGAGGACAGGTCCTGA
- a CDS encoding class I SAM-dependent methyltransferase — protein MDQHTTVNQAMWNELAPLHAASDFYDVESFLRGTGTLGELELAEVGDVTGKRLLHLMCHIGLDTLSWVREGARVTGVDFSDQAIRIARDLADRTNTEAEFVVCDVLAAADHLNDTYDVVFLSKGVLMWIADLDAWAATCARLLRPGGVFYVLDYHPLALALSESGTAEGVLTLHGSYFGRPEPTVVVKDGSYAVSEAGLNHQESREWTHTLGEVVTALVGAGIAIEFLHEFPARAGGMPLPNLDREGLRDQLPAMYSVRGVRTGV, from the coding sequence ATGGACCAGCACACGACCGTCAACCAGGCCATGTGGAACGAGCTTGCTCCACTGCACGCCGCGTCGGACTTCTACGACGTGGAGTCCTTCCTGCGCGGGACCGGCACGCTCGGCGAACTCGAGCTCGCCGAGGTCGGTGACGTCACTGGCAAGCGGCTGCTGCACCTGATGTGCCACATCGGCCTGGACACGTTGTCGTGGGTACGGGAGGGGGCCCGCGTCACCGGCGTCGACTTCTCCGACCAGGCGATCCGCATCGCCCGCGACCTCGCTGACCGGACGAACACCGAGGCGGAGTTCGTGGTCTGCGACGTGCTCGCCGCCGCCGACCACCTGAACGACACCTACGACGTGGTGTTCTTGTCCAAGGGCGTACTGATGTGGATCGCCGACCTGGACGCGTGGGCGGCGACGTGCGCGCGGCTCCTCCGCCCGGGCGGCGTATTCTATGTGCTCGACTACCACCCGCTCGCGCTGGCGCTGTCGGAGTCCGGCACCGCGGAGGGTGTCCTGACCTTGCACGGCAGCTACTTCGGCCGCCCGGAGCCGACCGTGGTGGTCAAGGACGGTTCGTACGCGGTGTCCGAGGCGGGGCTGAATCACCAGGAGTCGCGGGAGTGGACCCACACCCTGGGCGAAGTGGTCACCGCCCTCGTCGGCGCCGGGATCGCGATCGAGTTCCTGCACGAGTTCCCGGCCCGGGCAGGCGGCATGCCGTTGCCGAACCTCGACCGTGAGGGCCTACGCGACCAGTTGCCCGCGATGTATTCGGTCAGGGGCGTACGCACAGGGGTTTAG
- a CDS encoding helix-turn-helix domain-containing protein has translation MPDREPTIVDSRVLAAMAHPVRRRLLDLLKVDGPATASALAQKTGEAVGNVSHHVRALAAAGLIEEAPELAKDRRERWWRRATPSLCWSSADFAEDAAGDAVARAVESLNLERQTGHVRRWADQPQSEQERWPLGPFSTEGWLRVTDAELAEFGREVIALMEKWAEREIPDDGQERETVFTFARAVPARP, from the coding sequence ATGCCTGACCGCGAACCCACGATCGTCGACTCCCGCGTCCTCGCCGCCATGGCGCACCCTGTGCGCCGCCGGCTCCTCGACCTGCTGAAGGTGGACGGGCCGGCCACCGCCAGCGCGCTCGCCCAGAAGACCGGGGAGGCTGTCGGCAACGTCAGCCACCACGTCCGCGCCCTGGCTGCGGCCGGGCTGATCGAGGAGGCGCCGGAGCTGGCGAAGGACCGGCGGGAGCGGTGGTGGCGCCGGGCGACGCCGTCTCTGTGCTGGTCTTCGGCGGACTTCGCCGAGGACGCGGCCGGGGACGCGGTCGCCCGTGCCGTCGAGTCCCTCAACCTCGAACGTCAGACCGGCCACGTCCGTCGCTGGGCCGACCAGCCGCAGTCGGAGCAGGAACGCTGGCCTCTGGGCCCGTTCTCGACCGAGGGGTGGCTGCGGGTCACCGACGCCGAGCTCGCCGAGTTCGGCCGGGAGGTCATCGCGCTGATGGAGAAGTGGGCCGAGCGGGAGATCCCGGATGACGGGCAGGAACGCGAGACGGTCTTCACGTTCGCACGCGCGGTGCCGGCCCGCCCATGA
- a CDS encoding cytochrome ubiquinol oxidase subunit I, with protein sequence MVLLTAPATYADLVAARTQMALSLGWHIVLACLGVGMPAITLIAEWRGHRTGDAAYQLLARRWARAMGVLFAVGAVSGTILSFEMGLLWPGLMGVYGQVIGLPFAMEGVAFFIEAIFLGIYLYAWDRLSPVKHMLAGAPVMVAGVASAFFVVSANAWMQQPTGFDVAHGRIVAVDPWAAMFNPSTPPQTTHMILAAFMVAGFGIAAVYAVGMLRGRRDRYHRLGFLVPFTVAAVVTPAQLVVGDWAARFVADNQPIKLAAMEGLFQTGRGVPLSVGGIAVNGELRGAIEIPYGLSILAHGKPNAEVVGLDKVPPSDWPPVNIVHPAFDLMVGMGLALLLLSVWLGWAWWRRRDLPRSRWFLRAASLGGVAAVVALETGWTVTEVGRQPWIVYGVLRTADAVNPAPGLVWGSVLVFVVYVVLTVATVYVLRRLSRDSPAPAAPQEHDVAEYPVA encoded by the coding sequence GTGGTGTTGCTGACCGCGCCCGCGACGTACGCCGACCTGGTGGCGGCCCGGACGCAGATGGCCCTGTCGCTGGGCTGGCACATCGTCCTGGCCTGCCTGGGCGTTGGTATGCCGGCGATCACGTTGATCGCGGAGTGGCGCGGCCATCGCACCGGGGACGCGGCCTACCAGCTGCTGGCGCGTCGCTGGGCGCGGGCCATGGGCGTGCTCTTCGCGGTGGGTGCGGTGTCCGGCACCATTCTGTCGTTCGAAATGGGCCTGTTGTGGCCGGGCCTGATGGGCGTCTACGGCCAGGTCATCGGCCTGCCGTTCGCGATGGAGGGCGTGGCGTTCTTCATCGAGGCGATCTTCCTGGGCATCTACCTCTATGCCTGGGACCGGCTGTCCCCCGTCAAGCACATGTTGGCAGGGGCACCGGTCATGGTCGCCGGGGTCGCCAGTGCGTTCTTCGTGGTGTCGGCCAACGCCTGGATGCAGCAGCCGACCGGCTTCGACGTCGCCCACGGCAGGATCGTGGCGGTCGACCCGTGGGCGGCGATGTTCAACCCGTCCACGCCGCCGCAGACGACGCACATGATCCTCGCGGCGTTCATGGTCGCCGGGTTCGGCATCGCAGCCGTCTATGCGGTCGGGATGCTTCGCGGGCGTCGCGACCGCTACCACCGGCTGGGTTTCCTGGTGCCGTTCACGGTGGCGGCCGTGGTCACACCGGCCCAACTCGTCGTCGGCGACTGGGCGGCCCGGTTCGTCGCCGACAACCAGCCGATCAAGCTCGCGGCGATGGAGGGCCTGTTCCAGACCGGACGTGGCGTGCCGCTGAGCGTGGGCGGTATCGCCGTCAACGGCGAGTTGCGAGGGGCCATCGAGATTCCGTACGGACTGTCCATCCTCGCTCATGGCAAACCCAACGCCGAGGTCGTCGGCCTCGACAAGGTTCCACCGAGCGACTGGCCGCCGGTCAACATCGTGCACCCGGCGTTCGACCTGATGGTCGGGATGGGCCTGGCGTTGCTGCTGCTGTCGGTGTGGCTCGGGTGGGCGTGGTGGCGACGGCGGGACCTGCCGCGCTCGCGGTGGTTCCTGCGGGCCGCGTCGCTGGGTGGCGTCGCCGCCGTGGTGGCGCTGGAGACCGGCTGGACGGTCACCGAGGTCGGCCGGCAGCCGTGGATCGTCTACGGCGTGCTGCGGACGGCCGACGCGGTCAATCCCGCACCCGGGCTGGTGTGGGGGTCCGTGCTGGTCTTCGTGGTCTACGTGGTGCTCACCGTGGCGACGGTGTACGTCCTGCGCCGGCTGTCCCGGGACTCACCCGCACCGGCCGCGCCGCAGGAACACGACGTCGCCGAATACCCGGTCGCCTGA
- a CDS encoding TIGR03086 family metal-binding protein: protein MNDCFHGIVDRFVSSSADFARRLRLVRPEQWSDPTPCTEWNVRLLVNHMAGGNLNYVGLVEGATSADFLRRRDQDVLGEDPVGAYDRSVRACAEAFSRPGALQRTLDYPLGEVTARQALAVRVTDSAVHTWDLARALDVDDRLDPGLVAWIEGNLDAIYAGLAETPTASRTSGRFFAAPEGVLPDGASRRSRLLHRMGRSLAG from the coding sequence GTGAACGACTGTTTCCACGGGATCGTCGACCGGTTCGTCTCGTCCAGTGCGGACTTCGCCCGCCGTCTGCGGCTCGTACGACCGGAGCAATGGAGCGACCCGACGCCCTGCACGGAGTGGAACGTCCGCCTGCTGGTGAACCACATGGCGGGTGGCAACCTCAACTATGTAGGGCTTGTGGAGGGTGCGACCAGCGCAGACTTCCTCCGGCGTCGTGACCAGGACGTACTGGGCGAGGACCCGGTCGGGGCGTACGACAGATCGGTGCGGGCTTGCGCCGAGGCGTTCTCCCGTCCCGGCGCCCTGCAGCGCACCCTCGACTATCCGCTGGGAGAGGTGACCGCGCGGCAAGCGCTGGCGGTACGCGTCACCGATTCCGCCGTGCACACCTGGGACCTCGCCCGTGCCCTCGACGTGGACGACCGACTCGACCCCGGCCTGGTCGCCTGGATCGAGGGGAACCTCGACGCGATCTACGCTGGTCTCGCCGAGACCCCCACCGCGTCCCGCACGAGTGGGCGGTTCTTCGCCGCCCCGGAAGGCGTGCTCCCCGACGGCGCGTCGCGACGGTCCCGGCTGTTGCACCGCATGGGGCGAAGTCTGGCCGGCTGA